From one Chryseobacterium sp. 3008163 genomic stretch:
- a CDS encoding AbiH family protein, whose product MNKLIIVGNGFDLAHGLKTKYSDLINFFWESLLLECDKLNSNMHKNNTTIGDKLPIGFSNEVYSVQISNVFALSEDHYINTKINKGLEKALEEVNENFIVDIKNSLFEFLLKQIEVQNWVDIENEYYEFLLEQLNFEKKKKEVLVLLN is encoded by the coding sequence ATGAATAAACTTATAATTGTCGGAAATGGCTTTGATTTAGCACATGGTCTCAAAACGAAATATTCAGATTTAATCAATTTTTTTTGGGAGTCACTTTTATTAGAATGTGATAAACTTAATTCAAACATGCATAAGAACAATACAACTATAGGTGATAAATTACCTATAGGGTTTTCAAATGAAGTTTACAGTGTTCAGATAAGTAATGTTTTTGCTTTGTCAGAAGATCATTATATCAACACCAAAATCAACAAAGGTTTAGAAAAAGCTTTGGAAGAAGTAAATGAAAATTTCATAGTAGATATCAAAAATTCATTATTTGAATTTCTTCTAAAACAAATTGAAGTACAAAATTGGGTTGATATCGAAAATGAGTATTACGAATTTTTACTTGAACAGCTTAATTTTGAGAAGAAAAAAAAGGAAGTTCTGGTATTATTAAATTGA
- a CDS encoding AbiH family protein → MKIEKIESIHEKVITNNEWQPVISVGRRHFPILRTLVVNFNYTNTFEKLYLNNLRDYNKKFSNRSMEHIHIHGDINDLQNNPMIFGYGDELDKNSKDLAEIKGSEFFKNIKSLNYQSTSYYKNILKFIDENKFEVIILGHSCGNSDRTLLNTIFEHENCTTIQPYYHKWEGGDNYFDIVCNIYRNFTKNASFREKVVEKNLCETLT, encoded by the coding sequence ATGAAAATTGAAAAAATAGAATCTATTCATGAAAAAGTTATAACAAATAATGAATGGCAACCTGTTATATCTGTTGGAAGAAGACACTTTCCTATTTTAAGAACTTTAGTTGTTAATTTTAATTATACAAATACCTTTGAAAAGCTATATTTAAATAATTTGAGAGACTATAACAAGAAATTTTCTAATCGGTCAATGGAGCATATACATATTCATGGTGATATCAATGATTTGCAGAATAATCCTATGATATTTGGATATGGTGATGAGTTAGATAAAAATAGCAAAGATTTAGCTGAAATTAAAGGTTCTGAGTTTTTTAAAAATATAAAATCTTTAAATTATCAATCTACAAGTTACTATAAAAATATTCTAAAATTTATTGATGAAAATAAATTTGAAGTAATAATATTGGGGCATTCTTGCGGGAACTCAGATAGGACTTTACTTAATACAATTTTTGAACATGAAAATTGTACTACTATACAGCCTTATTATCATAAATGGGAAGGTGGCGATAATTATTTTGATATAGTCTGCAACATATATCGAAACTTCACAAAAAACGCCTCATTCAGAGAAAAAGTAGTAGAAAAAAATCTTTGTGAAACATTGACATAA
- a CDS encoding thermonuclease family protein, giving the protein MKKILFFLILPVFVFSQHTAKVIGIKDGDTVVILDSLKNQVTLRLADVDCPENNQPFGKNAKQFTSDQIFGKTVKYYITTTDRYNRSISKIYYDNGKYLSEEIIKNGLGWWYYKYSKDKNLGKLENQASSKKLGLFQDPNAIPPWIYREERRNSN; this is encoded by the coding sequence GTGAAAAAAATATTATTCTTTTTAATACTTCCTGTATTCGTATTCTCACAGCATACCGCTAAAGTTATAGGAATTAAAGACGGCGATACAGTCGTTATTTTAGATAGCCTAAAAAATCAAGTTACTTTGAGATTAGCAGATGTTGATTGCCCTGAAAATAATCAGCCTTTCGGAAAAAATGCAAAACAATTTACTAGTGATCAAATATTTGGTAAAACTGTAAAATACTACATTACGACTACCGACAGATACAATAGAAGCATTTCGAAAATTTATTACGATAACGGTAAATATTTATCTGAAGAAATTATTAAAAATGGTTTAGGATGGTGGTATTATAAATATTCAAAAGATAAAAATCTCGGTAAATTAGAAAACCAAGCTAGTTCTAAAAAATTAGGTTTATTTCAGGACCCAAACGCAATACCTCCTTGGATTTACAGAGAAGAAAGAAGAAATTCAAACTAA
- a CDS encoding type II toxin-antitoxin system HicA family toxin: protein MSKKDKLIARLKNNPKDFEYSELRTLLISLGYDEDNKGGTSGSGVMFLNKTVSSTINMHKPHNPDILKGYQIKKIIQELENNNLI, encoded by the coding sequence ATGTCGAAAAAAGATAAACTTATTGCAAGACTAAAAAATAATCCAAAGGATTTTGAATATAGTGAATTAAGAACTTTGTTAATATCTTTAGGTTACGATGAAGATAATAAAGGTGGTACATCAGGAAGTGGAGTTATGTTTTTAAATAAAACAGTAAGTAGCACGATAAATATGCATAAACCTCATAATCCAGATATTTTAAAAGGATACCAAATAAAAAAAATTATACAAGAATTAGAAAACAACAACTTAATTTAA
- a CDS encoding DDE-type integrase/transposase/recombinase → MSLLINLSFSPLPVVEIKDQSYLSLSTDAYSKKIFGHCVANNVNTESRLKALRKVFKNHQRGIESLIHHSDRGLQYCSNEYKRILKKHHVKCSMTQNSDPYENAWLRK, encoded by the coding sequence TTGAGTTTGCTAATCAACCTCTCTTTCTCCCCACTTCCTGTAGTTGAAATTAAGGATCAGAGTTATTTAAGTTTGAGCACTGATGCTTATTCCAAGAAAATCTTTGGGCATTGTGTTGCAAATAATGTTAATACGGAAAGTAGGTTAAAGGCACTTAGGAAGGTATTTAAGAATCATCAACGCGGTATAGAATCTCTAATACATCACTCAGACAGAGGTTTGCAATACTGTTCGAATGAATATAAGAGAATTTTGAAAAAGCACCATGTCAAATGCAGTATGACACAGAACTCGGATCCTTACGAAAATGCGTGGCTGCGAAAATAA
- a CDS encoding DUF4236 domain-containing protein has product MNFSKRGISTSIGVKGMSLNLSSSGTRLNTNFSGFSNSYRLSGSSSPKAPSQSYPEPQPFYTELSDNIFSADVHEITSQNMAGIKESILMAQQQKAELKTDLKKIKKTLTFTKTKKIASYIFIYGLVNKNIVQQINEDISAQKEALKETQIVIDNSAVKVDIQFDDPSKRKYEQLQHCFKNLTTAHKIWDITGAHFQDRVAARSSASTLVNRKDARIGFKSLPIITSNYEAIYFQNVNGADLYFYPTFVLMYKNDQSFAIIGFDELNVTFSSVSFTETSSVPRDSKVIRKTWAKVNKNGTPDKRFKSNYQIPVVQYARLRFSSSNGVNEEYQISNFEFAQEFANSFQEYKSLCKELA; this is encoded by the coding sequence TTGAATTTCAGCAAAAGAGGAATTTCAACTAGTATTGGGGTTAAAGGTATGAGTTTAAATTTGAGTTCGTCAGGTACGAGACTTAATACCAATTTTTCAGGTTTTTCAAATTCATACAGGCTTTCAGGTTCTTCATCACCAAAGGCTCCCTCTCAATCTTATCCTGAACCACAACCATTTTACACTGAGTTATCAGATAACATTTTTAGTGCCGATGTTCATGAGATAACATCCCAAAATATGGCAGGTATCAAAGAATCTATCTTAATGGCTCAACAGCAAAAAGCGGAATTGAAGACGGATCTGAAGAAGATAAAAAAAACGCTAACCTTTACGAAAACCAAGAAAATTGCGAGTTATATCTTTATATATGGATTGGTAAACAAAAATATTGTTCAACAGATAAATGAAGATATTAGTGCACAAAAAGAAGCGCTTAAAGAAACCCAGATTGTAATTGATAACTCGGCTGTTAAGGTTGATATACAGTTCGATGATCCTTCTAAGAGAAAGTATGAACAATTACAGCATTGTTTTAAAAATCTAACCACAGCGCATAAAATATGGGATATTACAGGAGCGCATTTTCAGGATCGTGTGGCTGCCCGATCTAGTGCCAGCACATTGGTCAACAGAAAAGATGCAAGAATTGGTTTTAAATCACTTCCCATCATCACATCAAACTATGAAGCAATATATTTTCAAAATGTGAACGGAGCAGATTTATATTTTTATCCAACATTTGTACTGATGTATAAAAATGATCAGAGCTTTGCCATTATTGGGTTTGATGAACTTAATGTTACATTTTCTTCTGTAAGTTTTACCGAAACCAGCAGTGTTCCTCGTGATTCAAAAGTTATTAGAAAAACATGGGCGAAAGTCAATAAAAACGGAACTCCTGACAAAAGATTCAAGAGTAATTATCAGATACCAGTCGTTCAATATGCAAGGCTGAGGTTTTCTTCCAGTAACGGTGTTAATGAGGAATATCAAATAAGTAATTTTGAGTTCGCCCAAGAGTTTGCAAATTCATTTCAGGAGTATAAAAGTTTGTGCAAGGAATTAGCTTAA